A DNA window from Rhizobium sp. NXC14 contains the following coding sequences:
- a CDS encoding iron ABC transporter permease has product MMGSGNCLSKTVAFLFQRMKASALLQDNRFFVAGNEAPVAPKRARMLLPRRRMPHAPVMLLATVIAIFSLVPLGFIGWITYDVGWETVKTLVFRARVGELLINTVLLESITIPLSIALAVTLAWLTERTDIPCARLWAWLAIAPLAVPAFVHSYAWVSLIPGMRGLESGVFVSVLAYYPFLYLPVAAALRRLDPAIEDAAASLGLDPWRVFFRTVLPQLRFAICGGSLLIALHLLSEYGLFVMIRFDTFATAIVDQFQSSYNSPASNMLGGVLVACCLFLLGLEVLLRGNERYARVGSGSPRPADRRRLGWFLGPAILLPVLLAVLTLGVPLLTLGRWLYLGGSEIWRIEVGSAFLQTMALALAGGVLATIAAAPMAWLSVRAPGRFQRLLEACHYYVGSLPGVVVALALVTITVRIVLPLYQTFATLLVAYVMLFLPRAMVGLRASIAQAPVELERAAMGLGRTPGQAVRQITMRLAAPGAAASIALTALGITNELTATLMLSPNGVDTLATKFWSLTSEIDYVSAAPYAVMMVVLSLPLTLTLYTQSKRTAGQ; this is encoded by the coding sequence ATGATGGGATCGGGCAACTGTCTTTCCAAGACGGTTGCCTTCCTTTTTCAGCGTATGAAGGCATCGGCCTTGCTGCAGGACAACAGATTTTTCGTCGCCGGCAACGAGGCGCCGGTCGCGCCGAAGCGCGCGCGAATGCTATTGCCGCGCCGGCGCATGCCGCACGCGCCCGTGATGCTACTCGCCACCGTCATCGCGATCTTCAGTCTCGTGCCGCTCGGCTTCATCGGCTGGATAACTTACGATGTTGGCTGGGAGACGGTGAAAACACTTGTCTTCCGGGCCCGTGTCGGCGAACTCCTCATCAATACGGTTCTTTTGGAATCGATCACCATCCCGCTGTCGATCGCGCTGGCCGTGACGCTTGCCTGGCTGACCGAACGAACGGACATTCCGTGCGCCAGGCTCTGGGCCTGGCTGGCGATCGCGCCGCTCGCGGTGCCGGCCTTCGTGCACAGCTATGCCTGGGTCAGCCTTATCCCCGGCATGCGCGGCCTTGAGAGCGGCGTCTTCGTTTCTGTCCTCGCTTACTATCCCTTTCTCTATCTGCCGGTTGCCGCAGCGTTGCGCCGTCTCGACCCGGCCATCGAGGATGCCGCCGCCTCCCTTGGTCTCGACCCCTGGCGCGTCTTCTTCCGAACCGTGCTGCCGCAGTTGAGGTTTGCCATTTGCGGCGGGTCGCTGCTGATCGCGCTGCACCTGCTGTCGGAATACGGCCTGTTCGTCATGATCCGGTTCGACACTTTCGCCACCGCAATCGTCGACCAGTTCCAATCTTCCTACAACAGCCCGGCCTCCAACATGCTCGGCGGTGTGCTCGTTGCCTGCTGCCTTTTCCTGCTTGGCCTTGAAGTGCTGCTGCGCGGCAACGAACGTTATGCCCGCGTCGGCTCCGGCTCGCCGCGTCCGGCCGATCGCCGGCGTCTCGGCTGGTTCCTGGGGCCGGCCATCCTGCTGCCTGTCCTCCTGGCGGTGCTGACGCTCGGCGTGCCGTTGCTGACACTCGGCCGCTGGCTCTATCTCGGCGGCAGCGAGATCTGGCGCATCGAAGTCGGCAGCGCCTTCCTGCAGACGATGGCGCTCGCTCTGGCCGGCGGCGTGCTGGCGACGATTGCCGCAGCCCCCATGGCCTGGCTTTCCGTGCGCGCGCCCGGCCGCTTTCAGCGCCTGCTCGAAGCCTGCCACTATTATGTCGGCTCGCTGCCCGGCGTCGTCGTGGCGCTGGCGCTGGTAACGATCACCGTTCGTATCGTGCTGCCGCTCTATCAGACCTTCGCAACGCTGCTCGTCGCCTATGTGATGCTTTTCCTGCCCCGGGCCATGGTCGGCCTGCGCGCCAGCATCGCCCAGGCGCCGGTGGAGCTGGAGCGCGCCGCGATGGGCCTCGGCCGCACCCCCGGCCAGGCGGTGCGGCAGATCACCATGCGGCTTGCCGCACCGGGGGCCGCGGCCAGCATCGCCCTGACCGCACTTGGCATTACTAATGAACTCACGGCGACGCTGATGCTCTCGCCAAACGGCGTCGATACGCTGGCGACGAAATTCTGGTCGCTGACGAGCGAGATCGATTATGTCTCGGCCGCCCCTTACGCCGTCATGATGGTCGTGCTGTCGCTGCCGCTCACCCTGACGCTTTATACGCAATCGAAACGGACCGCCGGCCAATGA
- a CDS encoding ABC transporter ATP-binding protein produces MTLLTIENISKRYGPVQALKDISLDVQAGSRTAVIGPSGSGKTTLLRIIAGFEQADAGRVTLDGDVLADGLAAVPAHKRGIGIVSQDGALFPHLSVAENIGFGFERGAADRERRIAELLDMVELDRSMLARRPHQLSGGQQQRVALARALGRKPRLMLLDEPFSALDTGLRENMRKAVARVLQAAGITAVLVTHDQEEALSFADQVAVLREGRLIQAGSPQTLYLHPRDRETALFLGDAVLLPAIIRNGLADCALGHVAVEGSRQGKAEIMLRPEQIRVIAGESDRDYGGRVVEVEFGGAVCTVAVSLDGVALPPIRIKTSSVALPSRGDLVRLDISGKAHVFDR; encoded by the coding sequence ATGACGCTGCTTACGATCGAAAACATCAGCAAGCGCTACGGGCCTGTCCAGGCGCTGAAGGATATTTCGCTCGATGTCCAGGCCGGCAGCCGCACAGCCGTCATCGGCCCGTCCGGCTCCGGCAAGACGACGCTGCTGCGCATCATCGCCGGCTTCGAGCAGGCCGATGCCGGCAGGGTGACATTGGATGGCGACGTACTGGCCGATGGCCTGGCGGCGGTACCGGCCCACAAGCGGGGCATCGGCATCGTCTCCCAGGATGGCGCGCTGTTTCCGCACTTGAGCGTGGCTGAAAATATCGGCTTCGGCTTCGAGCGGGGTGCTGCCGATCGTGAGCGGCGCATCGCCGAACTGCTCGATATGGTCGAGCTCGACCGCAGCATGCTGGCGCGGCGCCCGCACCAGCTCTCCGGCGGGCAGCAGCAGCGCGTGGCGCTCGCCCGCGCGCTTGGTCGCAAGCCGCGGCTGATGCTGCTCGACGAACCATTCTCAGCGCTCGACACCGGCTTGCGGGAAAACATGCGCAAAGCTGTCGCGCGCGTCCTGCAGGCGGCCGGCATAACCGCGGTTCTCGTGACGCACGATCAGGAAGAGGCACTGAGTTTTGCCGATCAGGTCGCGGTCCTGAGGGAAGGGCGGCTGATCCAGGCGGGATCGCCGCAAACGCTATATCTGCATCCCAGAGACCGCGAGACGGCGCTGTTCCTCGGCGATGCCGTGCTGCTTCCGGCCATCATCCGGAACGGTCTTGCCGACTGCGCTCTCGGCCATGTCGCCGTCGAAGGCAGCCGCCAGGGCAAAGCGGAAATCATGCTGCGGCCCGAGCAGATCCGCGTCATTGCCGGGGAAAGCGATCGCGACTACGGCGGACGGGTTGTCGAGGTGGAGTTCGGCGGCGCGGTCTGCACGGTCGCCGTCTCGCTCGATGGCGTTGCCCTGCCGCCGATCCGGATCAAAACCTCGAGCGTCGCCCTTCCCTCGCGAGGCGATCTCGTGCGCCTGGATATATCGGGCAAGGCACACGTCTTCGATCGCTGA
- a CDS encoding glucoamylase family protein: protein MLQRIEDIDAALIDRLQHSAFKYFLKYSNPENGLVADTSIGGVPASIAAVGFALSSYPVAVERCWISRKEAAERTVNTLRFFAEARQGEERHATGHRGFFYHFLHMDSGNRAWNSELSTIDTALLIAGVLTSAQYFNREDETETDIRELATFIYERVDWRWALNKGDAISMGWKPSSGFLRWRYHGFDEAIILYALALASPTHPIPQSSYDAFTSSYSWMMFGDQPYLYAGPLFIHLFSHAWIDFRGIQDRPMRERNWDYFRNTQVVINMQRDYAERNPGGFVGYNRNVWGFTACDGPPPTRRMRGGRQPKVLGYAARGAPLGPDDGTIAPWAALACLPYDRQAALDGTKTLLTTYPNLLLEGGFPGGFNPTVQTKRPEGWVDDRTVGIDQGLIVMTVENERSDFIWKLMRQAPIIRRGLERAGFTGGWLEGIEPQELVRRVG from the coding sequence ATGCTGCAGCGGATCGAAGACATTGATGCAGCCCTCATAGACAGGTTGCAGCATTCGGCATTCAAGTACTTCCTGAAATATTCCAATCCCGAAAATGGCCTGGTGGCCGATACCTCGATCGGCGGCGTGCCGGCGAGCATCGCGGCCGTCGGTTTTGCCCTTTCCTCCTATCCGGTTGCTGTCGAGCGTTGCTGGATCAGCCGCAAGGAAGCAGCCGAGCGCACGGTCAATACGCTGCGTTTCTTCGCCGAGGCGCGCCAAGGCGAAGAGCGCCATGCGACCGGCCATCGCGGCTTCTTCTACCACTTCCTCCACATGGATAGCGGCAATCGCGCCTGGAACAGCGAGCTTTCGACCATCGATACGGCGCTGCTGATCGCCGGCGTACTGACCTCAGCGCAATATTTCAATCGCGAAGACGAGACGGAGACTGATATCCGTGAGCTCGCGACCTTCATCTACGAACGCGTCGACTGGCGCTGGGCGCTGAACAAGGGTGACGCCATTTCCATGGGATGGAAGCCTTCGTCGGGCTTCCTGCGCTGGCGTTATCACGGCTTCGACGAGGCGATCATCCTTTATGCGCTGGCGCTCGCCTCGCCGACGCATCCCATTCCGCAGTCGAGCTACGACGCCTTCACATCGAGCTATTCCTGGATGATGTTCGGTGACCAGCCGTATCTCTATGCCGGCCCGCTTTTCATTCATCTCTTTTCACATGCCTGGATCGATTTCCGCGGCATCCAGGACAGGCCGATGAGGGAGCGCAACTGGGACTACTTCCGCAACACCCAGGTCGTTATCAACATGCAGCGCGACTATGCCGAGCGCAATCCCGGCGGTTTCGTTGGTTACAACAGGAATGTCTGGGGCTTTACCGCCTGCGACGGCCCACCGCCCACCCGGCGCATGCGCGGCGGCCGGCAGCCGAAGGTGCTGGGTTATGCCGCACGCGGCGCGCCGCTCGGACCTGATGACGGCACGATAGCACCCTGGGCCGCACTTGCCTGCCTGCCCTATGACCGGCAGGCGGCTCTCGACGGCACCAAGACGCTGCTGACCACCTATCCGAACCTGCTGTTGGAGGGCGGCTTCCCCGGCGGCTTCAATCCGACCGTCCAGACCAAACGTCCGGAGGGTTGGGTGGACGACCGCACCGTCGGCATCGACCAGGGCCTGATCGTCATGACCGTGGAAAACGAGCGTTCCGATTTCATCTGGAAGCTGATGCGGCAAGCGCCGATCATCCGCCGCGGGCTCGAGCGCGCCGGCTTTACCGGCGGCTGGCTTGAGGGCATCGAGCCGCAAGAGCTGGTGCGCAGGGTCGGTTAG